One stretch of Bosea vaviloviae DNA includes these proteins:
- the murA gene encoding UDP-N-acetylglucosamine 1-carboxyvinyltransferase, giving the protein MDKIRITGGQRLNGNIQISGAKNAALPLMIASLLTDETLTLVNVPRLSDVTALSRILSNQGVDRTVAGKRIGQSAESGQTVSLTARQITDTCAPYELVSTMRASFWVIAPILARMGEAKVSLPGGCAIGTRPVDLLLMALEKLGAQITIENGYALARAPKGLKGAEIIFPKVTVGGTHTALMAAVLADGTTVIENAAREPEVTDLAACLVKMGAKIEGAGSSRIVVTGVARLGGAHHAVLPDRIETGTYAMAVAMTGGDVLLEGARADLLQSALDVLTKAGVDISSTNEGIRVRRNGQALNAVDVDTDPFPGFPTDLQAQFMALMTRAKGTSRIRETIFENRFMHVQELARLGAKIRLDGDAAYVEGVAKLTGAPVMATDLRASVSLVIGGLAAEGDTTINRVYHLDRGFEALEAKLTRCGAEVERISS; this is encoded by the coding sequence ATGGACAAGATCCGCATTACCGGCGGCCAGCGCCTCAATGGCAATATCCAGATCTCGGGTGCGAAAAACGCCGCTCTCCCGCTGATGATCGCAAGCCTGCTGACGGACGAGACTTTGACGCTGGTCAATGTGCCGCGCCTCTCCGACGTCACGGCGCTGTCGCGCATCCTGTCCAATCAGGGGGTCGATCGCACGGTCGCGGGCAAGCGCATTGGCCAGTCGGCCGAAAGCGGCCAGACCGTCTCACTGACGGCTCGCCAGATTACCGATACCTGCGCGCCCTATGAATTGGTCTCGACCATGCGGGCGAGCTTCTGGGTCATCGCGCCGATCCTGGCGCGCATGGGTGAGGCCAAGGTCTCGCTGCCCGGCGGCTGCGCCATCGGTACGCGCCCGGTCGATCTCCTATTGATGGCGCTGGAGAAACTCGGCGCGCAGATCACCATCGAGAACGGCTACGCCCTGGCGCGGGCGCCCAAGGGCCTGAAGGGCGCCGAGATCATCTTCCCTAAGGTCACGGTCGGCGGCACCCATACCGCCCTGATGGCTGCCGTGCTGGCCGATGGCACGACGGTCATCGAGAATGCCGCGCGCGAGCCGGAAGTGACCGACCTTGCCGCCTGCCTCGTCAAGATGGGGGCCAAGATCGAGGGGGCCGGCAGCTCGCGCATCGTCGTCACCGGCGTCGCTCGCCTTGGCGGTGCCCATCACGCAGTCCTGCCCGACCGTATCGAGACCGGCACCTATGCTATGGCCGTCGCGATGACGGGTGGCGACGTGCTGCTTGAAGGCGCGCGTGCCGACCTGCTGCAATCGGCGCTCGACGTCCTGACCAAGGCGGGCGTCGATATCAGCTCGACCAATGAGGGTATCCGCGTGCGCCGCAACGGCCAGGCGCTGAACGCCGTCGATGTCGACACCGATCCCTTTCCTGGTTTCCCGACCGATCTTCAGGCGCAGTTCATGGCTCTGATGACGCGGGCCAAGGGCACCTCGCGCATTCGCGAGACCATCTTCGAGAACCGCTTCATGCATGTGCAGGAGCTGGCGCGGCTGGGCGCCAAGATCAGGCTCGACGGCGATGCCGCCTATGTCGAGGGCGTCGCCAAGCTCACCGGCGCACCGGTGATGGCGACGGATCTGCGCGCCTCGGTTTCGCTCGTCATCGGCGGTCTTGCGGCCGAAGGCGACACCACGATCAACCGCGTCTACCATCTCGACCGCGGTTTCGAGGCGCTCGAAGCGAAACTGACGCGCTGCGGCGCCGAGGTCGAACGCATCAGCAGTTGA
- a CDS encoding DUF2948 family protein, with translation MPIDAADPLKLIALDADDLAILSAHLQDAVLKVTDIAYLPGEKRFALAARRFDWAGAQAGQRRRRLAALHFERVTTARSTGIDTAAPGTVLNLLAITFEERDGPTGDVTLHFSDGAAIRLDVECIEAQMKDLGPVWEAVATPDHPNGA, from the coding sequence ATGCCGATTGACGCCGCCGACCCGCTGAAGCTGATCGCACTCGACGCTGACGATCTCGCGATCCTGTCCGCTCATCTCCAGGATGCTGTCCTGAAGGTGACGGATATCGCCTATCTTCCCGGCGAGAAGCGTTTCGCGCTCGCGGCGCGCCGGTTCGATTGGGCGGGCGCGCAGGCCGGGCAGCGTCGGCGGCGTCTCGCCGCGCTGCATTTCGAGCGGGTCACCACGGCCCGCAGCACCGGGATCGACACAGCTGCCCCGGGCACGGTCCTGAACCTGCTCGCAATCACCTTCGAAGAGCGCGACGGCCCGACCGGCGACGTCACCTTGCACTTCTCGGACGGCGCCGCGATCCGGCTCGACGTCGAATGCATCGAAGCTCAGATGAAGGATCTCGGCCCGGTCTGGGAAGCGGTCGCGACGCCCGACCATCCCAACGGCGCCTGA
- a CDS encoding S24 family peptidase, translating to MLSHEQIWSAIDALAQRYGFTASGLARKAGLDATTFNRSKRLGPDGRERWPSTESIAKILAATGASLDEFISVVMARGPAPSRTIPLIGFAQAGSGGVFDDDGLPVGAGWEEVAFPGVADEKAYALEIAGDAMLPLYRDGDTIIVSPTAAVRRGDRVVVKTVEGEILAKQLRRQTAKTVELASLNPEHPDRVLGLSEIAFMARVIWASQ from the coding sequence GTGCTGTCCCATGAGCAGATCTGGAGCGCCATCGATGCGCTCGCCCAGCGTTATGGCTTCACGGCTTCGGGGCTGGCCCGCAAGGCCGGGCTCGACGCGACCACCTTCAACCGCTCCAAGCGCCTCGGGCCCGATGGCCGCGAGCGCTGGCCCTCGACCGAATCGATCGCCAAGATCCTGGCGGCGACCGGCGCCTCGCTCGATGAATTCATCAGCGTGGTGATGGCGCGGGGGCCGGCGCCCTCGCGCACCATTCCCCTGATCGGCTTCGCCCAGGCGGGCTCGGGCGGCGTCTTCGACGATGACGGCCTTCCCGTCGGCGCCGGCTGGGAGGAGGTCGCCTTTCCCGGCGTCGCCGACGAGAAGGCCTATGCGCTGGAGATCGCCGGCGATGCGATGCTGCCGCTCTATCGCGACGGCGACACCATCATCGTCTCGCCGACGGCGGCAGTGCGGCGTGGCGACCGCGTCGTGGTCAAGACGGTCGAGGGCGAGATCCTGGCCAAGCAGCTCAGGCGCCAGACCGCCAAGACCGTCGAGCTCGCCTCGCTCAACCCCGAGCATCCCGACCGGGTGCTGGGCCTGAGCGAGATCGCTTTCATGGCGCGGGTGATCTGGGCGAGCCAGTAA
- a CDS encoding dihydrolipoyl dehydrogenase family protein gives MSETTATAPRPAPLTPDICVIGAGAAGLSLATAAAAFRVPVVLVEHGSMGGSHPNAGDISARALGAAGARAQAVREAGRFGISAGASQVNDVQVNDVQVNYARVHDHVQRVVAATARNDSAERLAALGVHLIRSEARFISRSTVMAGDQAIKARRFVIATGSRPSAPPLPGLDAVPFLTSESLFSVTRRPERLLVLGGGSTGVELAQTMARLGSTVSIVEAGHLLPHADPEAALILRRALLRDGITLHERARVLRAETVKGGIRLVLAGPDGEADHKLDGTHLLVATGRSPNIEALDLELGGINSDIGGVIVDKGLRTGNRRVFAIGDCASGAAGGPHSSHAAHDQAGLVLRNALFRLPVRTNATAIPHVTYCHPELASVGLSEVEARKRSNAITILRWPYAENDRAQAEHETDGFVKLVADRRGRVLGATIVGTGAGELIAPWCIAVRKGLTVQDMAGLALPYPTFSEASKRAAMSFYAPLAAKPGIRRLIGFLSRFG, from the coding sequence GTGAGCGAGACCACAGCAACAGCGCCGAGACCTGCGCCGCTGACGCCGGATATCTGCGTGATCGGGGCAGGTGCGGCCGGGCTGTCGCTCGCCACCGCCGCGGCTGCATTCCGCGTGCCAGTCGTCCTCGTCGAGCACGGCAGCATGGGCGGCAGTCATCCGAATGCCGGCGACATATCGGCCAGGGCGCTCGGCGCCGCAGGCGCGCGGGCGCAGGCCGTCCGAGAGGCCGGGCGCTTCGGGATCTCGGCCGGCGCGTCGCAAGTGAACGACGTGCAAGTAAACGACGTGCAAGTGAACTACGCGCGGGTCCACGACCATGTTCAGCGCGTCGTTGCCGCGACCGCCCGCAATGATTCGGCGGAGCGCCTCGCTGCGCTCGGCGTCCACCTGATCAGGAGCGAGGCACGCTTCATCAGCCGCAGCACGGTCATGGCCGGCGACCAGGCGATCAAGGCGCGACGCTTCGTGATCGCAACCGGCTCGCGGCCGTCCGCCCCGCCGCTTCCCGGGCTCGACGCGGTCCCGTTCCTGACCAGCGAGAGCCTGTTTTCAGTGACGCGCCGGCCCGAACGCCTGCTGGTTCTCGGCGGCGGCTCGACCGGTGTCGAACTCGCGCAGACCATGGCTCGGCTCGGCAGCACGGTCAGCATCGTCGAGGCCGGGCACCTTTTGCCCCATGCCGATCCGGAGGCCGCGCTGATCTTGCGCCGCGCGCTGCTGCGCGACGGCATCACATTGCACGAGCGGGCCCGGGTGCTGCGCGCAGAGACTGTCAAGGGCGGCATCAGGCTGGTGCTGGCGGGGCCCGATGGCGAGGCCGACCATAAGCTCGACGGGACGCATCTTCTGGTCGCGACGGGGCGCTCACCCAATATCGAGGCGCTCGACCTCGAGCTTGGCGGCATCAACAGCGACATCGGGGGCGTGATCGTCGACAAGGGGCTGCGCACCGGCAACCGCCGCGTCTTCGCGATCGGCGACTGTGCCAGCGGGGCAGCCGGCGGGCCGCACTCCAGCCATGCCGCGCATGACCAGGCTGGACTCGTCTTGCGCAACGCCTTGTTCCGCCTCCCGGTCAGGACCAATGCAACGGCGATCCCCCACGTGACCTATTGCCATCCGGAGCTCGCCAGCGTCGGCCTGTCCGAAGTCGAGGCGCGCAAACGCAGCAATGCGATCACCATCCTGCGCTGGCCTTATGCCGAAAACGACCGCGCCCAGGCCGAGCACGAGACCGATGGTTTCGTGAAGCTCGTCGCTGACCGGCGGGGCCGCGTCCTCGGCGCCACCATCGTCGGCACTGGTGCAGGCGAGTTGATCGCGCCCTGGTGCATAGCCGTGCGGAAGGGCCTGACGGTCCAGGACATGGCGGGGCTCGCCTTGCCCTATCCGACCTTCTCGGAGGCCTCGAAGCGGGCGGCGATGTCCTTCTACGCGCCATTGGCGGCAAAGCCGGGAATCCGACGGCTCATCGGCTTTCTCAGCCGTTTCGGCTAA
- a CDS encoding DUF952 domain-containing protein, with the protein MPLIYKICPEALWREAELSGRFNGAPIDLADGYIHFSTGAQARETAAKHFVGQRDLLLIAVDASRLGEALRHEPSRGGALFPHLYAPLDPKSVRWIAPLPLAADGTHLFPEDVA; encoded by the coding sequence GTGCCGCTCATCTACAAGATCTGCCCCGAAGCCTTGTGGCGCGAAGCCGAGCTTTCCGGCCGTTTCAACGGTGCGCCGATCGATCTCGCCGACGGCTACATCCATTTCTCGACCGGAGCGCAGGCGCGGGAGACAGCGGCGAAGCACTTCGTCGGCCAGCGCGACCTGCTGCTGATCGCGGTCGACGCTTCACGCCTCGGCGAAGCCTTGCGCCATGAGCCCTCGCGCGGCGGGGCGCTGTTTCCGCATCTCTACGCCCCGCTCGACCCCAAATCCGTCCGCTGGATCGCGCCGCTTCCGCTCGCAGCCGACGGCACCCATCTCTTTCCGGAGGATGTCGCGTGA
- a CDS encoding putative bifunctional diguanylate cyclase/phosphodiesterase, whose amino-acid sequence MSDPGKDFDLPGYRLLVSSLFSSPASIVPGGIAGILTPYLCWLSSDKQLFLNLTVLVALIVSLRLMTVISYRRKDHSEDGLRATRRWDREYFFGATAFSAVLGYSCYAALALTDDAAAHITSVASTIALASGYVSRNAGRPKFVAVQILTFCIPMAVGLIQAHNVYYQYIGYFAFLYVAANIAITNSLHRNLLALSDATKQSKALASALHSQNLTLDAALNTMIHGLAMFDRDLKLAVSNAPYRALYGIPETLALPGTPLTAIARFLIERQIIDAEQVRDVRGALVAVQDMQQTMSRELQTRGGRVLIITIAPAAEGGVLMLTEDATERKATEARIEQMARFDELTGLANRFEFNNHITEAFGRLERTGEAFALLYVDLDGFKQVNDNLGHDIGDRVLSETASRLKSTIRGGDLLARFGGDEFLLILPSASHAVVTSIAQRMIDVMSKVFHLDTKTVYVTASVGIAMAPHDGATPVDLLRHADTALYKAKAAGRNTLTFFNPAMAEEMLDRHEIEVDLRKACDDGALELYYQPIIDLKTHEIVTREALMRWHHPTRGMIPPGVFIPIAEQSGLIAAMGNWAIRQACKDAAQWGNEIGVSVNISPLQFREPRRIVETVKDALIASHLGSHRLTLEVTESLLIEDNKSTLAVIDELRALGVRFALDDFGTGYSSLAYLSTYPFAQVKIDQSFTRNVHTNEASKAIIEAVCQLARRLSMNVVVEGIETEQQRIAVQLLGAQRAQGYLFGRPEPLSAFSPDKGRKIA is encoded by the coding sequence TTGAGCGATCCGGGCAAGGATTTCGACCTGCCCGGCTACCGCCTGCTCGTCAGCTCGCTCTTCTCGTCGCCGGCCTCGATCGTCCCCGGCGGGATTGCCGGCATCCTGACGCCCTATCTGTGCTGGCTCTCGAGCGACAAGCAGCTGTTCCTGAATCTGACCGTTCTGGTCGCGCTGATCGTCTCGCTGCGATTGATGACGGTAATCTCCTATCGCCGGAAGGACCATTCCGAGGACGGCCTGCGCGCAACGCGGCGCTGGGATCGCGAGTATTTCTTCGGCGCCACCGCCTTCAGCGCCGTCCTCGGCTATAGCTGCTATGCCGCGCTGGCTCTGACCGACGACGCGGCAGCGCATATCACCTCGGTCGCTTCGACGATCGCGCTCGCCTCGGGCTATGTCTCGCGCAATGCCGGGCGGCCGAAATTCGTCGCGGTGCAGATCCTGACCTTCTGCATTCCGATGGCTGTGGGCCTGATCCAGGCCCATAACGTCTACTACCAGTATATCGGCTATTTCGCCTTTCTGTATGTCGCGGCCAATATCGCGATCACCAACTCGCTGCATCGCAACCTGCTCGCGCTGAGCGACGCGACCAAGCAGTCGAAGGCCCTGGCCTCGGCGCTGCATTCGCAGAACCTGACCCTGGATGCCGCCCTCAACACCATGATCCACGGGCTTGCGATGTTCGACCGCGATCTGAAGCTCGCGGTCAGCAACGCGCCCTATCGCGCGCTCTACGGCATTCCCGAAACGCTCGCGCTGCCGGGCACGCCCTTGACCGCGATCGCCCGTTTCCTGATCGAACGCCAGATCATCGACGCCGAGCAGGTCCGCGACGTCAGGGGCGCTCTCGTGGCGGTGCAGGACATGCAGCAGACGATGAGCCGCGAGCTCCAAACCCGGGGCGGTCGCGTGCTCATCATCACCATCGCGCCGGCAGCCGAGGGCGGCGTGCTGATGCTGACCGAGGACGCGACCGAGCGGAAGGCGACCGAGGCGCGCATCGAGCAGATGGCACGCTTCGACGAGTTGACCGGGCTCGCCAACCGCTTCGAGTTCAACAACCACATCACCGAGGCCTTCGGCCGGCTGGAGCGGACGGGCGAGGCCTTCGCGCTGCTCTATGTCGATCTGGACGGCTTCAAGCAGGTCAACGACAATCTCGGCCACGATATCGGCGATCGCGTGCTGAGCGAAACGGCGAGCCGGCTGAAGAGCACCATTCGCGGCGGCGACCTGCTCGCCCGCTTCGGCGGCGACGAGTTCCTGCTGATCCTGCCCTCGGCCAGCCACGCCGTCGTCACCAGTATCGCGCAGCGCATGATCGACGTGATGTCCAAGGTCTTCCACCTCGACACCAAGACCGTCTACGTCACGGCCAGCGTCGGCATCGCCATGGCGCCCCATGATGGTGCGACACCGGTGGATCTGCTGCGGCACGCCGACACCGCGCTCTACAAGGCCAAGGCCGCCGGCCGCAACACGCTGACCTTCTTCAACCCGGCCATGGCGGAGGAGATGCTCGACCGGCACGAGATCGAGGTCGATCTGCGCAAGGCCTGCGACGATGGCGCGCTCGAACTCTATTACCAGCCGATCATCGACCTGAAGACGCATGAGATCGTGACGCGCGAGGCGCTGATGCGCTGGCACCACCCGACGCGCGGCATGATCCCGCCCGGCGTGTTCATTCCGATCGCCGAGCAATCCGGCCTGATCGCGGCGATGGGGAACTGGGCGATCCGGCAGGCCTGCAAGGATGCGGCGCAGTGGGGCAACGAGATCGGCGTCTCCGTCAACATCTCGCCGCTGCAGTTCCGCGAACCGCGCCGCATCGTCGAAACGGTGAAGGATGCGCTGATCGCCTCCCATCTCGGCTCGCATCGGCTGACGCTGGAGGTGACGGAATCGCTGCTGATCGAGGACAACAAGAGCACGCTTGCCGTCATCGACGAGCTCAGGGCGCTCGGCGTGCGCTTCGCGCTCGACGATTTCGGCACCGGCTATTCCTCGCTCGCCTATCTCTCGACCTACCCGTTCGCGCAGGTGAAGATCGACCAGAGCTTCACCCGCAACGTCCACACCAACGAGGCCTCGAAGGCGATCATCGAGGCGGTCTGCCAGCTCGCGCGCCGACTCTCGATGAATGTCGTGGTCGAGGGCATCGAGACCGAGCAGCAGCGCATCGCCGTGCAATTGCTCGGCGCGCAGCGGGCCCAGGGCTATCTCTTCGGCCGGCCCGAGCCGCTCTCGGCATTCTCCCCCGACAAGGGCCGCAAGATCGCCTGA
- a CDS encoding enoyl-CoA hydratase-related protein encodes MFQSLSSVPKAGFATTLDSCDVIDAIRHQAGFLPEVQIDYEPDILTLWVTIRPELKPVFTLQLLDSLGKIQRAIFALWGAPDQYHRAPVRFLAFRGTGPFFTLGGDLDFYLDCLAKNDRAALAEYARLSIEGAVLNASGLNGLVVTLSTIHAKAIGGGIDAPRSCNIMIAEEQASFVYPEIKFNHFPITAVAILSRRMGPRAAEQMLLSGEELSARDFMAAGGLEAVVPTGTGESWIRKYAADSLPMHAAKTALFSAFNRRAGDLKEELEHLGEIWTNCMLRLNPSAISKLQRIAQTQDRMLARVYQRPPAVAANASSGR; translated from the coding sequence ATGTTCCAGTCTCTTTCGTCAGTTCCGAAGGCTGGTTTTGCGACGACTCTCGACAGCTGCGACGTCATCGACGCCATCCGGCATCAGGCCGGTTTCCTGCCCGAGGTGCAGATCGACTACGAACCCGACATCCTGACCTTGTGGGTGACGATCCGGCCGGAGCTGAAGCCGGTTTTCACGCTTCAACTGCTCGACAGCCTGGGTAAGATTCAGCGTGCGATCTTCGCGCTATGGGGTGCGCCGGACCAATATCACCGCGCTCCGGTCCGCTTTCTCGCCTTCCGCGGAACGGGCCCGTTCTTCACGCTTGGCGGCGATCTCGACTTCTATCTCGACTGCCTGGCCAAGAATGATCGCGCGGCGCTGGCCGAATATGCGCGGCTCTCGATCGAAGGCGCGGTCTTGAACGCCAGCGGCCTGAACGGCCTCGTGGTCACGCTCTCGACCATTCACGCCAAGGCGATCGGCGGCGGCATCGACGCGCCGCGCTCCTGCAACATCATGATCGCCGAGGAGCAGGCCTCGTTCGTCTACCCCGAAATCAAGTTCAACCATTTCCCGATCACGGCGGTCGCGATCCTGTCGCGCCGCATGGGACCACGCGCTGCCGAGCAGATGCTGCTCTCCGGCGAGGAGCTCAGCGCCCGCGATTTCATGGCGGCGGGCGGCCTCGAAGCCGTCGTCCCGACGGGAACGGGCGAGAGCTGGATCCGCAAATACGCCGCCGATTCCTTGCCTATGCATGCCGCCAAGACCGCCCTGTTCTCGGCCTTCAACCGCCGCGCCGGCGATCTGAAGGAGGAGCTGGAACACCTTGGGGAGATCTGGACCAACTGCATGCTGCGGCTGAACCCCAGCGCGATCTCGAAGCTGCAACGCATCGCACAGACCCAGGACCGCATGCTTGCCCGCGTCTACCAGCGCCCACCTGCGGTTGCAGCAAACGCTTCGAGCGGCCGCTAA
- a CDS encoding sensor histidine kinase: MQQPDLDTTQLSVSLPRGLTRLGLSAKLLLLTVLFVMLAEILIYLPSVANFRRNWLNDRLAAAQVAVLVLEGAPDERLPEESEARLLMGVGARAIAARVGGARRLLSLDSMPPTVARKVDLRDASWMTALKEAVEILVAPPHDMPIRVIGQAMGGADFVEIVIDEAPLRRAMLVFSGNILLISLLISVLTAGLVYLALNWMIVGPIRQLAANVMEFEADPENPHRIIEPSRRADEIGEAERALARMQMTLAGELRTKKHLAELGLAVSKVNHDLRNMLASAQLMSDQLVDTRDAKIRRFAPRLIATLGRAIEFCQATLAYGRAAEATPLLREIALRQLVAEQAEMLGLPENKQLSFVNEVPAELIARCDPDQMARVLLNLMRNSVQALAREGGESDSQAMLTVKAQQLDGSLHLRVSDNGPGVPQRAKANLFQAFRGSVTPGGTGLGLAIAAELVRLHGGMIELEPSETGAVFKVTLPGRRPNGN, encoded by the coding sequence ATGCAGCAACCTGATCTCGACACGACGCAACTCTCGGTCAGCCTGCCGCGCGGCCTGACGCGGCTCGGCCTCTCGGCCAAGCTGCTGCTTTTGACCGTGCTGTTCGTGATGCTGGCGGAAATTCTGATCTACTTGCCATCGGTCGCGAATTTCCGGCGCAACTGGCTGAACGACCGGCTTGCCGCGGCCCAGGTCGCGGTGCTGGTGCTGGAAGGCGCGCCCGATGAACGCCTGCCGGAAGAGAGCGAAGCCCGGCTGCTGATGGGCGTCGGCGCGCGCGCCATTGCCGCCCGCGTTGGTGGCGCGCGCCGCCTGCTCAGCCTCGATTCGATGCCGCCGACGGTTGCCCGCAAGGTCGATCTGCGGGATGCGAGCTGGATGACCGCGCTCAAGGAGGCGGTCGAGATTCTGGTGGCCCCGCCGCACGACATGCCGATCCGCGTCATCGGCCAGGCCATGGGCGGGGCCGACTTCGTCGAGATCGTCATCGACGAGGCGCCGCTGCGGCGCGCGATGCTGGTCTTCTCGGGCAACATCCTGCTGATCTCGCTGCTGATCTCCGTCCTGACGGCGGGGCTGGTCTATCTCGCGCTGAACTGGATGATCGTCGGGCCAATCCGTCAGCTCGCCGCCAATGTCATGGAGTTCGAGGCCGACCCGGAGAATCCGCACCGGATCATCGAGCCCTCGCGGCGCGCCGACGAGATCGGCGAGGCCGAACGGGCGCTGGCGCGCATGCAGATGACGCTGGCCGGCGAATTGCGCACCAAGAAGCATCTCGCCGAGCTCGGGCTGGCCGTCAGCAAGGTCAATCACGACCTGCGCAACATGCTGGCCTCGGCGCAGCTGATGTCCGACCAGTTGGTCGATACCCGCGACGCCAAGATCAGGCGCTTCGCACCGCGCCTGATCGCGACGCTCGGCCGGGCGATCGAGTTCTGCCAGGCGACCTTGGCCTATGGCCGCGCGGCGGAGGCGACACCGCTGCTGCGCGAGATCGCGCTGCGCCAGCTCGTCGCCGAGCAGGCGGAGATGCTCGGCCTGCCCGAGAACAAGCAGCTCAGCTTCGTCAACGAGGTTCCAGCCGAATTGATCGCGCGCTGCGACCCCGACCAGATGGCGCGTGTCCTGCTCAACCTGATGCGGAACTCCGTGCAGGCGCTGGCGCGAGAGGGAGGCGAGAGCGACAGCCAAGCCATGTTGACGGTCAAGGCGCAGCAGCTCGACGGGTCGTTGCATCTGCGCGTCAGCGATAACGGCCCCGGCGTGCCCCAGCGGGCGAAGGCCAACCTGTTCCAGGCCTTTCGCGGCTCGGTCACACCCGGCGGGACCGGGCTTGGCCTCGCCATCGCCGCCGAACTCGTCAGGCTGCATGGCGGCATGATCGAACTCGAGCCCTCGGAAACGGGGGCTGTGTTCAAGGTGACGCTGCCAGGCCGCCGGCCGAACGGGAATTGA